The DNA segment ATTGTTTTGTATGTATGGTTTTTTGATGGTGTTTGGATTATCTTGCCATTTTTTTCTAAAATCGTTTACATGATGTGTTAACTGGAGTGGAGGTCCTTCGTGGATAACTGTTTTGGAAAGTATTTCTTGATGTGGTTGAAGAATCAGATATATGCTTTTTGTATCAATAAAAAATGTTGAATCGAGAATGTGAAAATTGTACCGTTCACATAACTCGGTGATTGATCTAAGTGCTTTTCGTATTTGGGGATATAAATTCTCCGGGATTATTTTCGGTTTTTCGAGTTGTAGCACAAGGTAGTTTTTATTTTTTATTGTATTGTATATTTGTTGTTTTGACCATGGTTTGATTGGTTTTGGAAAGAAGAATGTTGTTTTTGGTTGTTTGAGATATTCTATGCAGGCTTTTTTGTAGAGGTTGAATTTCTCGATGGATACTGCTGAGGCAACATTTCGTGTTGGATCTATTGGGTCTATAAAGATGAGCGGGGTATCAAATGAGGCGGTTTTATCAGTGGTTAAGGTAAGATATTCTCCGTAGTCCCAATGTTGCGCGTGTTGAATAAGGTTGTAGAATGTCCCATAGTTAAGTATCAGAAGTTCACAGAGATATCCTGAAAATCCCTCAATTTCTGCTTCAGCACCGTAGCATCCAATTCCTTTGAGAAATTGTTTAAGAAGTCGAACTTGGTTTTTTTGGTGTTCCTTGAGGTGTTGTTGTATATATTTGGTATGCAGTGGGGTCCTGTCAACTGCTGATAGTTTTTGGGTTGCTGTTTCTATTTGATAGCAGGGGACAATTTCTGTTTTAAATCCTCTGAAATAACCTCGTACGTACGGATGTTCTGCGTAGCATTCTTCTTGTTTGTTCAGTATTTTTTTTCCGATGAGAAGTCC comes from the Candidatus Thermoplasmatota archaeon genome and includes:
- the cca gene encoding CCA tRNA nucleotidyltransferase, whose product is MTVNHEHIEKQVLKKIIPTKKERKELFKTITVLITTINRELKKRKIPATVELVGSTAKDTFLKNNLDIDAFIVFPRSTPREHLEKQGLLIGKKILNKQEECYAEHPYVRGYFRGFKTEIVPCYQIETATQKLSAVDRTPLHTKYIQQHLKEHQKNQVRLLKQFLKGIGCYGAEAEIEGFSGYLCELLILNYGTFYNLIQHAQHWDYGEYLTLTTDKTASFDTPLIFIDPIDPTRNVASAVSIEKFNLYKKACIEYLKQPKTTFFFPKPIKPWSKQQIYNTIKNKNYLVLQLEKPKIIPENLYPQIRKALRSITELCERYNFHILDSTFFIDTKSIYLILQPHQEILSKTVIHEGPPLQLTHHVNDFRKKWQDNPNTIKKPYIQNNKLYVEIKREYITIKQLIHEQLKKQSLGKHIDEIIQKNKFKILNKNSIIKKSLVLQWTRYLSKKNPWE